One Ignavibacterium sp. DNA segment encodes these proteins:
- a CDS encoding metallophosphoesterase, whose product MVAVIGDVHGCFNTLKALAEKIRTKYPDILIYCVGDLVDRGNFSEQVIDYIITENIYCTLGNHDYMFFCNMREPFSLMARSWNYNGAETTLISYRDKNDIMDKHLDFINCLPLFYNLDDCFISHAGLSAKYKSHISDGVKDDKELTEILMKDLDNQDSILWTRGNLLNIGKLQIVGHTHKKEIYHDLTSNTMYIDTTAYGNNKLTAVIIRENKCLEIIEEKSVIDDINKNWIYHF is encoded by the coding sequence ATGGTAGCTGTAATTGGTGATGTTCACGGATGTTTTAATACTCTAAAAGCACTTGCTGAAAAAATCAGGACAAAGTATCCTGATATACTTATTTATTGTGTCGGGGATCTAGTTGATCGAGGGAATTTTAGTGAGCAGGTTATTGATTATATAATTACGGAAAATATTTACTGCACACTTGGTAATCACGATTATATGTTCTTTTGTAATATGAGAGAACCCTTCAGCCTGATGGCAAGATCCTGGAATTACAACGGAGCTGAAACAACCCTGATATCTTACAGAGATAAAAATGATATAATGGATAAACATCTGGATTTTATTAATTGCTTACCGCTGTTTTATAATTTAGATGACTGCTTTATTTCACATGCCGGTTTATCTGCAAAATACAAATCACACATTTCTGACGGTGTTAAAGATGATAAAGAGCTAACAGAGATTTTAATGAAGGACTTGGATAATCAGGATAGTATTTTGTGGACCCGGGGAAATCTTCTTAATATCGGAAAACTTCAGATTGTAGGTCATACTCATAAAAAAGAAATATATCACGATTTAACAAGCAACACAATGTATATTGATACAACTGCTTATGGTAATAATAAACTGACTGCTGTTATAATTCGGGAAAACAAATGTTTAGAAATAATCGAAGAAAAATCGGTTATTGATGATATTAATAAGAACTGGATATATCATTTTTAA